The following coding sequences lie in one Myxococcus xanthus genomic window:
- a CDS encoding class I SAM-dependent methyltransferase, translated as MFHRKGPTLRELAAQALTSVEHGYDLLAPKFEYTPFRTPDAVLEAAIAQLGAPGSVSSALDVCCGTGAAMRFLRPLARERVVGFDLSQGMLDEARQQLAQAPGAAALEFSQGDALALPFDGAFDVVTSFGAFGHILEEDEPKLVRGVARALRPGGRFLFVTAHPPSKLRPGYWMAKGFNAAMRARNALWKPPFVMYYLTFLVPRARALLEAEGFTVEVRDGLMPEPFSVLSTVIATRR; from the coding sequence ATGTTCCACCGCAAGGGCCCCACCCTCCGGGAGCTGGCCGCGCAGGCCCTCACGTCCGTCGAGCACGGCTACGACCTGCTCGCGCCCAAGTTCGAGTACACGCCCTTTCGCACGCCAGACGCGGTGCTCGAGGCCGCCATTGCCCAGTTGGGCGCGCCCGGCAGCGTGAGCAGCGCGCTGGACGTGTGCTGCGGCACTGGCGCGGCCATGCGCTTCCTACGCCCGCTCGCGCGGGAGCGCGTCGTTGGCTTCGACCTCAGCCAGGGCATGCTCGACGAGGCCCGCCAGCAGCTCGCGCAGGCGCCGGGCGCCGCGGCGTTGGAGTTCAGCCAGGGCGATGCGCTGGCGCTTCCCTTCGACGGCGCGTTCGACGTCGTCACCAGCTTCGGCGCCTTCGGTCACATCCTCGAAGAGGACGAGCCGAAGCTCGTGCGTGGCGTCGCCCGCGCGCTGCGTCCCGGAGGCCGCTTCCTCTTCGTCACCGCGCACCCGCCGTCGAAGCTCCGTCCGGGCTACTGGATGGCCAAGGGCTTCAACGCCGCCATGCGCGCGCGCAACGCGTTGTGGAAGCCGCCCTTCGTCATGTACTACCTGACGTTCCTGGTGCCCCGCGCCCGCGCGCTGCTCGAAGCGGAGGGCTTCACCGTCGAGGTGCGCGACGGCCTGATGCCGGAGCCCTTCTCGGTGCTGAGCACCGTCATCGCCACCAGGCGCTGA
- a CDS encoding GreA/GreB family elongation factor, whose amino-acid sequence MSKAFTKEDSGDDSVLPVRPRASSGEKRYITPEGYRALQEELAAAQGPDPKAGEFTELEAGVRRKERERRAQELAAVLEEVRVVEPDASQAGRVFFGAWVELEDEDGGPVRYRIVGPDESDVKAGRLSVESPLARALLGKEVGESVVVVRPRGPVEYTVTAVDYAAA is encoded by the coding sequence ATGTCGAAGGCATTCACGAAGGAGGACTCGGGCGACGACAGCGTGCTGCCCGTCCGTCCACGCGCGTCCTCCGGGGAGAAGCGCTACATCACCCCGGAGGGCTACCGGGCGCTCCAGGAGGAACTGGCGGCGGCGCAGGGGCCGGACCCCAAGGCGGGTGAGTTCACGGAGCTGGAGGCGGGCGTGCGCCGCAAGGAGCGCGAGCGGCGCGCGCAGGAGCTGGCGGCGGTACTCGAGGAGGTGCGGGTGGTGGAGCCCGACGCCTCGCAGGCCGGCCGCGTCTTCTTCGGCGCCTGGGTGGAACTGGAGGACGAGGACGGCGGCCCGGTGCGCTACCGCATCGTCGGGCCGGACGAGTCCGACGTGAAGGCGGGGCGGCTGAGCGTGGAGTCGCCCCTGGCCCGGGCCCTGCTGGGCAAGGAAGTGGGCGAGTCCGTGGTGGTGGTGCGCCCCCGCGGCCCCGTGGAGTACACGGTGACGGCCGTGGACTACGCCGCGGCCTGA
- a CDS encoding SDR family oxidoreductase: MATAFITGAGIRIGSAVARALGRAGYDLALHANRSLEPLEALADELRGLGRRVTLHAADLSRPEAVDSLAAQVREAWPALDVVVHNAGLFERIDFAAISRDQYRTMMAVNLDAPFFLTQALLPALRAGKDPLVVHLTDVGGERPVSHYAHYSVSKAGLIMLTRALAVELAPHIRVNAVSPGTVAFPEDFDAEARDAVLRRIPMGREGNVEDIARTVVFLAREAPYITGQVIAVDGGRSAQL; this comes from the coding sequence ATGGCGACCGCATTCATCACCGGGGCTGGCATCCGCATTGGCAGCGCGGTGGCTCGGGCGCTTGGGCGCGCGGGTTATGACCTGGCGCTCCATGCGAACCGCTCCCTTGAGCCGCTGGAAGCACTGGCGGACGAACTCCGAGGCCTCGGCCGTCGCGTCACCCTGCACGCCGCCGACCTGAGCCGCCCGGAGGCAGTGGACTCCCTGGCCGCGCAAGTGCGTGAGGCGTGGCCCGCGCTGGACGTGGTGGTCCACAACGCGGGCCTCTTCGAGCGCATCGACTTCGCCGCCATCTCCCGCGACCAGTACCGCACCATGATGGCGGTGAACCTGGACGCGCCCTTCTTCCTCACCCAGGCCCTGCTCCCCGCGTTGCGCGCCGGCAAGGACCCGTTGGTGGTGCACCTCACCGACGTCGGTGGGGAGCGGCCGGTGAGCCACTACGCGCACTATTCGGTGAGCAAGGCGGGCCTCATCATGCTCACCCGCGCGCTGGCGGTGGAGCTGGCCCCGCACATCCGGGTCAACGCCGTGTCGCCCGGCACGGTGGCCTTCCCCGAGGACTTCGACGCCGAGGCCCGCGACGCGGTGCTGCGCCGCATCCCCATGGGGCGCGAGGGCAACGTCGAGGACATCGCCCGCACCGTCGTCTTCCTCGCCCGCGAGGCGCCGTACATCACCGGGCAGGTCATCGCCGTCGATGGCGGCAGGAGCGCACAGCTATGA
- a CDS encoding dienelactone hydrolase family protein, translating into MTGQTQLIGKQGQALAGYLSEAPKGDAPGAVVLIHEYWGLNGHTRDVADRLAREGFTVFAVDLYEGRVTKDANEANAMLKSLDWGKATADLRAAVEALRARKPGTKVAIMGFCMGGALTLLAAANEPGLDAAVPFYGIPPEEAADVSRIRAPVLGHYATNDEWCSPARVDLLEQKLKSGGVSTEIHRYDAQHAFFNDTRPEVYSPDNAAKAWQRTVDFLHAKLG; encoded by the coding sequence ATGACAGGACAGACGCAGCTCATCGGCAAGCAGGGCCAGGCACTGGCGGGCTATCTGAGTGAAGCCCCGAAGGGCGACGCGCCCGGAGCGGTGGTGCTCATCCACGAGTACTGGGGCCTCAACGGCCACACGCGCGACGTGGCGGACCGGCTGGCGCGTGAAGGCTTCACCGTCTTCGCGGTGGACCTCTACGAAGGTCGCGTGACGAAGGACGCCAACGAGGCGAACGCGATGCTGAAGTCCCTGGACTGGGGCAAGGCCACGGCGGACCTGCGCGCCGCGGTGGAGGCGCTGCGCGCGCGAAAGCCCGGCACCAAGGTGGCCATCATGGGCTTCTGCATGGGCGGCGCGTTGACGTTGCTGGCCGCCGCGAATGAGCCGGGGCTCGACGCCGCCGTGCCCTTCTACGGCATTCCGCCGGAGGAGGCCGCCGACGTGTCGCGCATCCGCGCGCCCGTGCTTGGGCACTACGCGACGAATGACGAATGGTGCTCGCCCGCGCGGGTGGACCTGCTGGAGCAGAAGCTGAAGAGCGGCGGCGTCTCCACGGAGATTCACCGCTACGACGCGCAGCACGCCTTCTTCAATGACACGCGTCCGGAGGTCTACTCACCGGACAACGCCGCGAAGGCGTGGCAGCGCACCGTGGACTTCCTCCACGCGAAGCTCGGCTGA
- a CDS encoding dihydroneopterin aldolase produces the protein MSAEHAFHPPVVTTPDGRPLDVIELRGLTVDCIVGIFNRERIAAQPLRLDVALFLDTRAAAVGGRLAHTVNYGRLAGELRFLLEACRFELLESAVETVCRYVLAPPTDDVPRAQVHSATVRVTKPLALGGLAVPSLQIHRMAAEMVYGREEKGFGRVDIIHEGAGYGVYRLRVKPGGCIPTHVHQQMEESELVLGSGLLLQFKPVARGMAFHWPRGFLHRYDNPSSTEQTVLCVDRPGFISSDEVETEPPPEGLLPVTGHSYYPLDEPAAPGSPAEHQP, from the coding sequence ATGAGCGCCGAACACGCATTCCATCCCCCCGTCGTCACGACGCCGGACGGCCGCCCGCTGGACGTCATCGAGCTGCGGGGCCTCACGGTGGACTGCATCGTGGGCATCTTCAACAGGGAGCGCATCGCGGCCCAGCCGCTGCGACTGGACGTGGCCCTGTTCCTGGACACTCGCGCCGCCGCGGTGGGAGGCAGGCTGGCGCACACGGTGAACTACGGCCGGCTCGCGGGGGAGCTGCGCTTCCTGCTGGAGGCCTGCCGCTTCGAACTGCTGGAGTCCGCCGTCGAGACGGTGTGCCGCTACGTGCTGGCACCGCCCACCGACGACGTCCCGCGCGCGCAGGTCCATTCTGCCACGGTGCGGGTGACGAAGCCGCTGGCGCTGGGCGGGTTGGCGGTGCCGTCGCTCCAGATTCACCGGATGGCCGCGGAGATGGTGTACGGCCGGGAGGAGAAGGGCTTTGGCCGCGTGGACATCATCCACGAGGGCGCGGGCTATGGCGTCTACCGGCTGCGGGTGAAGCCGGGAGGCTGCATCCCCACGCACGTGCACCAGCAGATGGAGGAGAGCGAGCTGGTGCTGGGCTCGGGGCTGCTGCTGCAGTTCAAGCCGGTGGCCCGGGGCATGGCCTTCCACTGGCCGCGCGGCTTCCTGCACCGCTACGACAACCCTTCATCCACGGAGCAGACGGTGCTCTGTGTGGACAGGCCGGGCTTCATCTCGTCGGACGAGGTGGAGACCGAGCCGCCGCCGGAGGGTCTGCTGCCCGTCACCGGCCACTCCTATTACCCGCTGGATGAGCCCGCGGCGCCGGGCTCTCCCGCGGAGCACCAACCGTGA